Proteins from a genomic interval of Niabella soli DSM 19437:
- a CDS encoding GDCCVxC domain-containing (seleno)protein, producing the protein MSETTITQKSVITCPHCGFSKEELMPLDACQYFYVCEGCERRLRPQPGDCCVFCSYGTVKCPPVQTEQPCCGSAGLGNK; encoded by the coding sequence ATGTCTGAAACTACCATTACACAAAAATCGGTTATCACCTGTCCTCATTGCGGATTTTCGAAAGAAGAGCTGATGCCCCTGGATGCCTGCCAGTATTTTTATGTATGCGAAGGGTGTGAGCGGCGGTTGAGGCCCCAGCCGGGCGATTGCTGTGTTTTTTGCAGTTACGGAACGGTGAAATGCCCGCCGGTTCAAACGGAACAGCCCTGCTGCGGCAGTGCGGGTCTCGGAAATAAATGA
- the aspS gene encoding aspartate--tRNA ligase produces the protein MFRTHTCGELRTAAINKEVTLAGWVQTVRKFGSITFIDLRDRYGITQLLFSEALNAKLDANPIGREYVLQVKGKVNERSNKNKNIPTGDIEILVEDFTTLNKSITPPFTIQDDTDGGEDLRMKYRFLDLRRNAVKKNLELRYAVNRATRDYLHQNGFMDIETPFLIKSTPEGARDFVVPSRMNPGEFYALPQSPQTFKQLLMVSGYDRYYQIVKCFRDEDLRADRQPEFTQIDCEMAFVEQEDILTMFESLIKYIFKAVKNIDYTESVQRMSWEEAMWQYGNDKPDIRFGMQLLNLKFPQHFFTQKESNAHLIDGAGFGVFDDAETVVALAVPGCSDYTRKQTDELTEWVKRPQIGMKGLVFIKYNTDGTFKSSVDKFYTEEKLKAIAAAAGANPGDLILILAGPEERTRKAASELRLEMGKRLGLRKEDEFKLLWVLDFPLFEYAEEENRWVARHHPFTAPKPGDIQTMIGNDPKIENAADYLKHPYASIKANAYDMVLNGNEIGGGSIRIYQKALQQKMFEALGMDEEEQLHKFGFLLGAFEYGAPPHGGIAFGFDRLCSILGGSESIRDFIAFPKNNSGRDVMLDAPASIDAKQLKELQIRLDPQG, from the coding sequence ATGTTTCGTACACATACCTGTGGTGAATTAAGAACCGCAGCTATAAATAAAGAAGTAACCCTGGCTGGCTGGGTGCAAACCGTTCGCAAATTTGGAAGCATTACGTTTATTGACCTGAGGGATCGCTACGGCATTACCCAGCTATTGTTTTCGGAAGCGTTAAATGCCAAATTAGATGCCAATCCCATTGGCCGCGAATATGTGCTGCAGGTGAAAGGGAAAGTGAACGAACGCAGCAATAAAAATAAAAATATTCCTACCGGCGATATTGAAATACTGGTGGAAGATTTTACGACCTTAAATAAAAGCATTACCCCACCCTTTACCATCCAGGATGATACAGATGGCGGCGAGGACCTGCGGATGAAATATCGTTTCCTGGACCTGCGGCGTAATGCGGTGAAGAAAAACCTGGAGCTACGATACGCGGTGAACCGAGCAACACGGGATTACCTGCATCAGAACGGTTTCATGGATATTGAAACACCGTTTTTGATTAAATCCACTCCCGAAGGCGCGCGGGATTTTGTAGTGCCCTCCCGCATGAACCCTGGCGAGTTTTATGCCCTGCCTCAGTCGCCGCAAACCTTTAAGCAACTGCTGATGGTAAGCGGGTACGACCGGTATTACCAGATCGTAAAATGCTTTCGCGATGAAGACCTGCGGGCCGACCGCCAGCCGGAATTTACCCAGATCGACTGTGAAATGGCCTTTGTAGAACAGGAAGACATTTTAACCATGTTTGAAAGTCTGATCAAATATATTTTTAAAGCCGTTAAAAACATCGATTATACAGAAAGCGTGCAGCGCATGAGCTGGGAAGAAGCGATGTGGCAATATGGGAACGACAAACCCGACATCCGGTTTGGCATGCAACTGCTGAATCTTAAATTCCCGCAGCACTTTTTTACGCAGAAGGAAAGCAACGCTCATTTAATTGATGGAGCAGGCTTTGGTGTTTTTGATGACGCAGAAACCGTTGTTGCCCTTGCCGTTCCGGGCTGCAGCGACTATACCCGCAAACAAACAGACGAGCTGACGGAATGGGTGAAACGCCCGCAGATCGGTATGAAAGGGCTGGTGTTTATCAAATACAACACGGATGGCACCTTTAAAAGCAGCGTTGATAAATTCTACACTGAAGAAAAATTGAAGGCCATCGCAGCGGCGGCCGGTGCCAATCCCGGCGATCTTATTTTAATATTGGCAGGGCCGGAAGAGCGTACCCGCAAAGCGGCGAGCGAGCTGCGTCTCGAAATGGGCAAACGCCTGGGACTGCGCAAAGAAGATGAGTTTAAACTGCTGTGGGTGCTTGACTTCCCCCTGTTTGAATATGCTGAAGAAGAAAATCGCTGGGTGGCGCGCCATCATCCGTTTACCGCTCCCAAGCCGGGCGATATCCAAACGATGATCGGCAATGATCCGAAAATTGAAAACGCGGCAGACTATCTGAAACATCCTTATGCCTCCATTAAAGCCAATGCCTATGATATGGTATTGAATGGCAATGAGATTGGCGGCGGCAGCATTCGGATCTATCAAAAAGCCTTACAGCAAAAAATGTTTGAGGCCTTAGGGATGGACGAAGAAGAGCAACTACATAAATTCGGGTTCCTCCTGGGCGCCTTCGAATATGGTGCCCCACCGCACGGCGGTATTGCCTTCGGCTTCGACCGGCTGTGCTCGATCCTGGGCGGCAGCGAAAGCATCCGCGATTTTATCGCCTTCCCTAAAAACAACTCGGGAAGGGATGTAATGCTCGATGCCCCGGCTTCCATCGATGCCAAACAATTGAAAGAACTGCAGATCCGGCTCGATCCACAAGGCTGA
- a CDS encoding DUF4397 domain-containing protein, with protein sequence MKKDTLVGSSFLLLIVISLSSCLKNHDNYWNNPDIQNTSLVSVINGAPLSMPLDIQFNGTQRWYLNDFNYTYRTSYTPAYSGDRKFYVFNRGKSDTLVAKAITLGELKRYSIFIVDTLSKMDAVLVRDSVMTPGADSVLVRFANMSPDAGAIDLYIQGQSGPVARGISYKNVSTFSGLKSAGNVVFEARAAGTGTVLATSDAKNLYSGYQYTIWTTGFKSMNTTNGKLIVEAIRH encoded by the coding sequence ATGAAAAAAGATACGTTGGTCGGTAGTTCCTTCCTGTTACTGATAGTTATTTCCCTTAGTTCCTGTTTAAAAAATCATGACAATTATTGGAATAATCCTGATATTCAAAATACGTCGCTGGTAAGTGTGATAAATGGCGCGCCCCTTTCCATGCCGTTAGACATTCAGTTCAACGGAACACAGCGCTGGTACCTGAACGATTTTAACTATACGTACCGTACCTCCTATACCCCGGCCTACTCCGGTGACCGGAAATTTTATGTTTTTAACCGGGGGAAATCCGACACACTGGTTGCTAAAGCCATCACCCTGGGGGAACTTAAACGCTACTCCATTTTCATAGTGGATACCTTAAGTAAAATGGATGCGGTACTGGTAAGGGACAGTGTAATGACACCCGGTGCAGATTCCGTACTGGTGCGCTTTGCGAATATGAGTCCGGACGCCGGGGCTATTGATCTTTATATTCAGGGGCAATCCGGGCCGGTTGCCAGAGGTATCAGCTATAAAAATGTTAGTACATTTTCAGGGTTAAAATCGGCAGGCAATGTCGTTTTTGAAGCAAGGGCTGCAGGTACCGGCACGGTGCTGGCTACCTCCGACGCAAAAAACTTGTACAGCGGATATCAATATACTATTTGGACAACAGGATTTAAATCAATGAATACTACCAACGGAAAACTTATTGTGGAGGCGATCCGGCATTAG
- a CDS encoding RNA polymerase sigma factor produces MGIQDAGLEEILKAWEQDSVLHKKALYKGYYGFLRGVIRRYVNDYHATEELINDSFIKIFSNLHTFRGPGYSTNLQQSFKSWVAKIASRTAIDFLRKKKMDFLQEEPSENHFPDQHPAGVYTSEVKDIMALLDQLPETQKTVFNLYEIEGFSHEEISRLLNISENVCRVYLSRAKNKLKALYIKHF; encoded by the coding sequence TTGGGAATACAGGACGCCGGGCTTGAAGAGATACTGAAAGCATGGGAACAGGATTCAGTATTGCATAAAAAAGCGCTCTATAAAGGCTACTATGGCTTTTTAAGAGGCGTAATAAGGCGTTATGTAAATGATTATCATGCAACGGAAGAACTTATTAACGACTCTTTTATAAAGATCTTTAGTAACCTGCATACCTTCAGGGGGCCTGGGTATTCAACCAATCTCCAGCAATCCTTTAAAAGCTGGGTGGCCAAAATAGCTTCCAGAACGGCTATTGATTTCCTGAGGAAAAAGAAGATGGATTTTCTGCAGGAGGAACCTTCGGAAAACCATTTTCCGGACCAGCACCCCGCGGGGGTTTACACCAGTGAGGTGAAAGATATTATGGCGCTGCTGGATCAGTTGCCGGAAACTCAAAAAACGGTTTTTAATTTATACGAGATAGAAGGATTCAGTCATGAGGAGATCTCAAGGCTGCTAAACATATCTGAAAATGTTTGCAGGGTATATCTCTCCCGGGCAAAGAATAAATTAAAAGCACTTTATATAAAACATTTTTAA